A region from the Linepithema humile isolate Giens D197 chromosome 1, Lhum_UNIL_v1.0, whole genome shotgun sequence genome encodes:
- the LOC136997178 gene encoding fatty acid synthase-like, producing the protein MKPWMDGIDGDLPGNSENEVGEHSNGTLLTRKVKLTVVGFDMNSNKKSTVIDVESEDDIVISGIAGRFPKSDNISQLQENLFNSVDLGSDEERRWNHGHPDLPQRMGLINNCEKFDADYFEIPFNKVHSMDPMSRMLMEHTYEAIVDAGINPKDLSGTNTGIFIGMCISESEKTWFFEKPQVAAAFECYKTMNANRMSHWLNITGPSCTLDSACSSSLFALECAYRSIRSGQCDAAIVGGVNLCMHPYVSLQFARLGILAPDGFSKPFTNDANGYMRSETIGVAFLQKAKVAKRIYATVVYAKTNCDGYKEQGITFPSSKMQQTLLEEFYNECGISPTCLGYMEAHGTGTYVGDPEEINALEQVFCKNRQTPLLIGSIKSNLGHSEGANSMCQIAKVIIAMETGLIPPNINLTQIRKGVKAFEDGTIRVVTNTTPWISGFMGINSFGFGGANCHILMRSNTKEKINKGAPNDNLPRLVVLSGRTEQAVQSFLNEIENQPIDVEYVRLLHDLYADETKNHPYRGYVIVESKTPIKAAKEIKYYSGEKKPICFVFSGIGSQWIGMGQALLQFPVFSKTVEKCDAILKMHGMYIIDILTSKHKNIFNDILNSIVGITVMQVGLIDLLRSVNIVPDYVVGHSIGELCCAYATGKFTLEQVILSSYYIGLGLKETKKINCAMVNIGLSYKNVKNICPPDIEVIYSNSQNTCSISGLKKSVKTFTKQLEANNVFMEEVNCCDIPLHTRYLLPAKATILAYLNRIIPQTMTPNQIWQSLFDNTKLSCAEYFTNNLSSPVSFDKTAQLIPRNAVTLEIAPDAILQSVTKELFNTTSITLLQRNHENNVKVFLRGLGKMYNNGLQPQLANLYPIVKFPVSRSTPMISPSIKWNHSEDWYVTCHKMQTRLSNGERMVEVALNDEDYEYMSGHVIDGRQLLPATGYLMLVWETMGLLKSLSYTEMPIVFENVKFIRATHFPKEGPVYLTIMVQKATGKFEVMEGDNAVVTGTVREPTDITKEKLPRQFLNQENDNEEEVMNTKDIYKELRLRGYQYAGIFRGLKSSSTTGKQGHIAWMYNWVTFMDNMLQMKILGIDTKSLHVFTEIQKLVIDTKLHIQQIRNAAANDYQLPVRVYKIFDAVVSGGVEIHRMKATSIIRRKPAGEPVLEEYRFIAHRDGAEISWQEGVMLSTHLALEYHQVIKVNIIELIEDDDKVEADEIASPLFIDILNDLPSLQPNITLVTRTDRFDCVTLNSKITVSQSKKLSNDDNAILITGYNLFTKNKSKTLKEILPVLQNNGFLLTREQSFTKDDIATAEKYNLAVVLEKRTQKEHIVLLKKREQSTRKTEVIYVNNYEFSWLEQLKSILNAEIESRNAAKIILVSDKDSECGLLGLVNCLRREPGGESIRGVFIQDKTAPEFSSHESLYAEQLRIDLIINVLRPGKTWGSYRHLPLSPLTPKLVHHAFVNQLMSGDLSSFRWIEGPITPDYKENNLVHIAYSSINFKDVMIASGKLAGDGFHSTRRRLEDCMVGMEYVGVNNTGQRVMGLWENRSISNMCTSAKYLCWNVPDEWSMEDAATVSCAYGTCCYGLIVKANMKKRDTVLIHSGTGAVGQAAIHLAHHKGCEIFTTVGTPEKRKFIRDTFPFIPENHIGNSRDNSFEQMIFNQTNGRGVDIVLNSLAEEKLQTSIRCLAKGGRFLEIGKYDFMANNSLNLSMLSKGISFYSVMLDNVFTAPEKLKERLNMVVAINLANKAIQPISRKIFKKDEVEAAFRYMAAGKHIGKVIIKIHEEDESMSAPILALPRYYCLSNKSYIILGGLGGFGLELADWLVVRGAQNLVFISRAGVRNGYQQMKIDLWKSYGVKVLIISNVDVSDVKDCEYMLKSAEKLAPVDAIFNLAVVLNDKICRNQTVETFQEPFKAKAWATKNLDHLTRKICPQLRHFVVFSSVSCGRGNAGQTNYGMANSIMERICERRVQEGLHGLAVQWGAVGDVGLVADMQDNDKEMVIGGTLQQKITSCIAKLEDFLLQKQPIVASMVVAEKRLNTFGASSIVETVANIMNLKDMRTVAHHMPLSELGMDSMMAVEIKQTLEREYEIFLTAQDIRDLNFAKLAKMFEKDMKNEELAEITGIKLLIRISGDDQLIPDVCIKLSTKKSTTESEIFLLPGIEGCANVFDLLVPKIKGSATRLQYNTHNIGTDLTSIKDITNSLLEVNSSLN; encoded by the exons ATGAAGCCATGGATGGACGGCATCGACGGCGATCTGCCCGGCAACTCCGAAAACGAAGTGGGTGAACATTCAAA TGGGACTTTGTTAACCAGAAAAGTAAAACTTACTGTCGTTGGGTTTGACATGaactcaaataaaaaatccacGGTCATTGATGTCGAATCTGAAGATGACATCGTTATTTCTGGCATCGCCGGTAGATTTCCTAAATCTGACAATATTAGCCAActtcaagaaaatttatttaacagcgTGGATCTTGGATCAGATGAGGAACGACGATGGAATCATG GTCATCCAGATCTACCTCAACGTATGGGACTGATTAATAATTGTGAGAAGTTTGATgcagattattttgaaattcccTTCAACAAAGTCCATTCCATGGATCCTATGAGTAGGATGCTCATGGAGCATACGTATGAAGCTATCGTCGATGCAGGAATAAATCCGAAAGATTTATCTGGAACAAATACTGGAATTTTTATCGGAATGTGCATTTCGGAGTCGGAAAAGACTTGGTTTTTTGAAAAACCACAG GTAGCCGCAGCTTTCGAATGTTACAAAACTATGAACGCAAATCGAATGTCTCACTGGTTAAATATAACAGGACCATCTTGCACCCTCGATTCCGCATGCAGCTCAAGTCTCTTCGCTTTAGAGTGCGCTTATAGAAGTATCCGGTCAGGGCAGTGTGACGCCGCCATTGTCGGCGGTGTTAATCTCTGCATGCATCCTTATGTATCATTGCAGTTTGCGCGACTTg GAATTTTAGCACCTGACGGATTCAGCAAACCTTTTACCAACGATGCAAACGGTTACATGCGTAGCGAGACAATCGGAGtcgcatttttacaaaaagcaaAGGTGGCTAAGAGAATTTATGCAACCGTCGTCTATGCGAAAACTAATTGTGATGGATACAAGGAACAAGGCATTACTTTCCCGTCGAGCAAAATGCAGCAAACTTTACTGGAAGAGTTTTACAATGAATGCGGTATTTCACCGACTTGCTTAGGCTACATGGAGGCTCACGGCACCGGCACTTATGTTGGCGATCCAGAAGAAATCAATGCACTCGAGCAGGTTTTCTGCAAGAACAGGCAAACTCCTCTGTTAATCGGCTCTATCAAATCAAACTTGGGCCACTCTGAAGGTGCTAATAGCATGTGTCAAATTGCTaag GTGATAATTGCAATGGAAACTGGCTTAATCCCGCCAAATATAAACTTAACACAAATACGGAAAGGTGTTAAGGCTTTTGAAGATGGAACTATACGCGTGGTGACCAACACAACACCGTGGATTTCTGGATTTATGGGTATCAATTCATTCGGTTTTGGTGGAGCCAATTGCCACATCTTGATGCGAAGTAACACAAAGGAAAAGATCAATAAAGGAGCACCGAATGATAATCTGCCCAGACTCGTTGTCCTGTCTGGACGTACCGAACAAGCAGTTCAATCATTTCTAAATGAg ATCGAAAACCAGCCGATAGACGTCGAATATGTACGGCTATTGCATGATCTTTACGCAGACGAGACGAAAAATCATCCTTACAGAGGATACGTGATTGTCGAATCCAAAACGCCGATCAAAGcggcaaaagaaataaaatattattcaggtGAAAAAAAACCGATTTGTTTTGTGTTCTCTGGAATTGGATCGCAATGGATTGGCATGG GTCAAGCGCTACTTCAATTCCCAGTATTTTCCAAAACCGTAGAAAAATGCGATgcgattttaaaaatgcatggAATGTATATTATTGACATATTAACGAGTAaacataagaatatttttaacgatataTTGAATTCAATTGTGGGCATCACCGTAATGCAG gtGGGATTAATCGATCTCTTAAGATCCGTAAATATCGTGCCAGATTATGTCGTCGGTCACTCAATTGGTGAACTCTGCTGCGCATATGCGACCGGTAAATTCACCCTTGAACAAGTAATTTTATCTTCGTATTACATAGGATTGggattaaaagaaacaaaaaaaattaactgcgCCATGGTAAATATCGGCCTCAGTTATAAGAATGTGAAGAACATATGCCCACCGGATATCGAAGTAATCTACAGCAACAGTCAAAATACTTGCTCCATAAGCGGtctaaaaaaatcagtaaaaacatttacaaaacaattagag gCCAATAACGTATTTATGGAGGAAGTCAACTGCTGCGATATTCCTCTGCATACTCGTTATCTCCTCCCCGCAAAAGCCACGATTCTGGCTTACCTAAATCGAATAATACCGCAAACAATGACTCCCAATCAGATATGGCAAAGTTTATTTGACAACACAAAATTGTCCTGCGCTGAATATTTCACGAATAATTTATCAAGTCCTGTATCTTTCGATAAAACTGCGCAATTGATTCCCAGAAACGCAGTGACTCTTGAAATCGCTCCAGATGCTATTCTTCAGAGTGTTACGAAAGAACTGTTCAACACAACCAGCATCACGTTACTTCAGCGTAATCACGAGAATAACGTCAAAGTATTTTTGCGAGGTCTAGgaaaaatgtacaacaatGGCTTGCAACCGCAATTAGCAAATCTATATCCGATCGTAAAATTTCCTGTTAGTCGTTCCACGCCGATGATCTCGCCGTCAATCAA ATGGAACCATTCCGAGGACTGGTACGTAACATGTCATAAAATGCAGACGAGACTCTCTAACGGAGAAAGGATGGTTGAAGTTGCGCTAAATGACGAAGATTACGAATATATGAGCGGTCATGTGATTGACGGAAGACAGTTATTGCCGGCTACTGGATATCTCATGCTAGTTTGGGAAACGATGGGTTTGCTAAAAAGTCTATCGTATACCGAGATGCCGATCGTATTTGAAAATGTCAAGTTCATTCGGGCAACGCACTTTCCGAAAGAAGGACCCGTGTATCTAACAATAATGGTGCAGAAAg CAACTGGAAAGTTTGAAGTCATGGAAGGAGATAATGCCGTTGTCACTGGCACTGTGCGTGAACCGACAGATATTACCAAAGAAAAGTTACCgagacaatttttaaatcaagagAACGACAATGAGGAGGAAGTAATGAACACAAAAGATATCTACAAGGAACTCAGATTACGCGGATATCAATACGCCGGCATATTTCGGGGTTTGAAGAGTTCGTCGACTACGGGAAAACAAGGGCACATAGCTTGGATGTACAATTGGGTAACATTTATGGATAATATGCTGCAAATGAAAATTCTCGGAATAGACACGAAGAGTCTTCACGTTTTCACGGAAATTCAAAAGTTGGTAATCGATACGAAACTTCACATACAGCAAATACGGAACGCAGCAGCTAACGATTATC aGCTTCCTGTGCGTGTGTATAAAATCTTCGACGCGGTAGTATCCGGCGGTGTGGAAATTCACAGAATGAAAGCTACTTCCATAATTCGTCGAAAGCCAGCGGGGGAGCCCGTTCTCGAGGAGTACAGATTCATAGCTCATCGCGACGGAGCCGAAATTTCATGGCAGGAAGGCGTGATGCTGTCGACACATCTCGCTCTGGAATATCATCAagtgataaaagtaaatattatcgaGTTGATCGAAGATGATGACAAAGTAGAAGCAGATGAAATAGCATCACCATTGTTTATCGATATCTTGAATGATCTACCGTCGCTTCAACCAAACATTACTCTGGTAACCAGAACCGATCGCTTCGATTGCGTTACTCTTAATTCGAAAATCACAGTTTCGCAATCGAAGAAGTTGTCGAATGACGATAATGCGATATTAATCACAGGATACAATTTGTTCACGAAGAACAAGAGCAAGAccttaaaagaaattttgccgGTGTTACAAAACAATGGATTTTTATTGACACGAGAACAGTCCTTCACGAAAGACGACATTGCGACTGCCGAAAAGTACAATTTAGCAGTAGTACTTGAGAAACGCACGCAGAAAGAGCACATTGTACTGTTAAAGAAGAGAGAACAGTCGACAAGGAAAACTGAAGTTATTTACGTAAACAATTATGAGTTCTCTTGGTTAGAGCAGCTAAAATCGATCTTGAACGCGGAGATCGAATCGAGAAACgctgcgaaaataattttggtcAGCGACAAAGATTCGGAATGCGGCTTGTTGGGCCTCGTCAATTGCTTGAGGAGAGAACCAGGTGGCGAATCGATCAGAGGAGTGTTTATTCAAGACAAAACTGCACCGGAGTTTTCTTCGCACGAGTCATTATACGCGGAGCAACTCCGAATCGATCTTATCATAAATGTCTTGCGTCCGGGTAAAACATGGGGTTCATATAGACATCTTCCGTTATCGCCGCTGACACCGAAACTCGTGCACCACGCATTTGtcaatcaattg aTGAGCGGTGATTTGAGTTCGTTTCGCTGGATAGAGGGCCCGATTACACCGGATTATAAGGAAAATAATCTCGTTCACATAGCTTACTCGTCTATCAATTTCAAAGATGTAATGATAGCATCCGGCAAACTTGCAGGAGATGGTTTCCATTCAACTCGTAGACGTCTCGAGGATTGTATGGTGGGTATGGAATATGTCGGCGTCAATAATACTGGACAGAGAGTAATGGGACTTTGGGAAAACAG ATCCATATCAAATATGTGCACATCCGCCAAATACTTATGCTGGAATGTTCCCGACGAGTGGAGCATGGAAGACGCTGCAACGGTTTCGTGCGCTTACGGCACGTGCTGTTACGGATTAATCGTCAAggcaaatatgaaaaagagagacaCGGTACTTATCCACTCCGGTACCGGTGCCGTGGGCCAAGCTGCGATTCATCTTGCGCATCACAAAGGTTGCGAGATATTCACCACCGTTGGCACTCCAGAAAAGCGAAAGTTTATCAGAGACACGTTTCCGTTTATCCCAGAGAATCACATTGGAAATTCGCGCGACAACAGTTTTGAGCAAATGATATTTAATCAGACCAACGGCCGTGGCGTGGACATTGTATTGAACTCGCTCGCCGAAGAGAAACTCCAGACGTCCATCCGTTGCCTGGCGAAGGGCGGGCGTTTTCTGGAAATAGGCAAATACGATTTTATGGCCAATAATTCGTTGAACCTGTCGATGCTTTCGAAAGGAATTTCATTTTACAGCGTTATGTTGGATAATGTATTCACAGCTCCGGAAAAACTAAAAGAACGTTTGAACATGGTAGTGGCCATAAATCTTGCGAATAAAGCTATTCAACCGATTTccagaaaaattttcaaaaaggaTGAAGTGGAGGCTGCATTCAGATACATGGCAGCTGGAAAGCATATAGGAAAG gtaatcataaaaatacacgAAGAAGATGAATCTATGAGCGCACCCATTCTTGCACTTCCACGTTATTACTGTCTATCGAACAAATCGTACATCATCTTAGGCGGCTTGGGTGGCTTCGGCTTAGAATTAGCCGATTGGCTGGTTGTTCGTGGCGCTCAGAATCTGGTGTTCATCTCGCGCGCCGGAGTAAGAAACGGATATCAGCAGATGAAGATCGATCTGTGGAAATCTTACGGAGTGAAAGTGCTAATCATATCGAACGTCGATGTATCGGACGTCAAAGATTGCGAATATATGCTGAAATCGGCAGAAAAACTGGCACCGGTGGACGCTATATTCAACCTGGCTGTGGTattgaatgataaaatatgcCGGAATCAAACTGTAGAGACGTTTCAGGAACCCTTCAAGGCGAAAGCTTGGGCCACGAAGAACTTGGATCATTTGACCAGAAAAATATGTCCTCAGCTTCGTCACTTTGTTGTGTTCTCTTCGGTATCTTGCGGCAGAGGAAATGCCGGACAGACCAATTACGGCATGGCAAATTCCATCATGGAGAGAATTTGCGAGAGACGAGTGCAAGAGGGTCTGCATGGACTAGCGGTTCAATGGGGTGCGGTCGGCGATGTCGGCCTCGTGGCTGATATGCAAGACAACGACAAAGAAATGGTTATCGGCGGCACTTTGCAGCAAAAGATAACTTCCTGCATCGCGAAACTCGAGgactttttgttacaaaaacagCCTATAGTGGCGAGCATGGTTGTAGCCGAGAAGCGGTTGAACACTTTTGGCGCATCCAGTATTGTCGAAACTGTGGCCAATATTATGA atctGAAGGACATGAGGACCGTGGCTCATCACATGCCTTTGTCCGAGCTTGGAATGGACTCGATGATGGCCGTGGAAATTAAACAGACCTTGGAACGGGAGTATGAGATTTTCCTTACAGCGCAGGATATTCGCGATCTCAATTTCGCTAAGCTCGCCAAAATGTTTGAGAAAGATATGAAGAACGAGGAACTCGCCGAGATAACAGGAATAAAATTGCTCATTCGCATATCAGGCGATGATCAATTGATACCCGATGTTTGTATAAAGCTTTCGACGAAAAAAAGCACGACGGAAAGCGAAATATTCCTATTGCCAGGTATAGAGGGTTGTGCAAACGTCTTTGATTTGCTGGTGCCAAAAATCAAAGGTTCAGCGACGCGTTTGCAATACAACACGCATAACATCGGCACAGACttaacatcaataaaagaTATCACTAATAGCCTTTTAGAGGTAAATTCTTCACTTAATTAA